The Populus nigra chromosome 14, ddPopNigr1.1, whole genome shotgun sequence genome has a segment encoding these proteins:
- the LOC133673285 gene encoding uncharacterized protein LOC133673285, which translates to MDVARGLSAKNLNGIKHLQNGGIGLNSDAILVLKLPDSRVMRVVSRSFFLAMLVLTLPFVVSILRELDSSSYYDDPGSASFDLESFDLLLQDLAKEGLIKKGDKALIVCSGVGAVVDTSRFLNDNDIDFVSESDLEQERLFPNATFDFALTLRIGDARFVDRVVKVGGILVSQLSSDPSNAFQKLSNYRAVYLRRYDSTIVAMRKTSLVNQLVVSSAKRRPLQLALDAKKTALQGLEDVLLEPPRKALAKSRVYLKRFKYLPNLLGDSLEDYSRRVFIHAGLHEEKKGAMQWFNENYPTRNQDFEFHSINTSPEGHSKRVASPADVSNWLMKNVREDEFVVMKAEAEVAEEMMKRKTIGLVDELFLECNNQWKNGERKKSKRAYWECVTLYGRLRDEGVAVHQWWD; encoded by the coding sequence ATGGATGTGGCTCGTGGGTTGTCGGCTAAGAATCTAAATGGGATCAAGCATTTGCAGAATGGAGGGATTGGCTTGAATTCAGATGCCATTTTGGTGCTTAAGCTTCCTGATTCGCGAGTAATGCGTGTTGTGTCTCGCTCCTTCTTTTTGGCCATGCTTGTTCTTACACTGCCATTTGTGGTGTCCATTTTAAGGGAACTTGATTCAAGTTCTTATTATGATGACCCCGGTTCTGCTTCATTTGATCTTGAATCCTTCGATCTGTTGTTGCAAGATCTGGCCAAGGAGGGCCTTATCAAGAAGGGCGATAAAGCTCTCATTGTTTGCTCCGGCGTCGGGGCTGTAGTTGATACTTCAAGATTCTTGAATGACAATGATATTGACTTCGTGTCGGAATCTGATTTGGAGCAAGAAAGATTGTTCCCGAATGcaacatttgattttgcattGACATTGCGCATTGGAGATGCTAGATTTGTTGATCGTGTTGTGAAAGTTGGAGGCATTTTGGTTTCTCAATTGAGCAGTGACCCCTCAAATGCTTTCCAAAAGCTGTCAAATTACAGAGCTGTGTATCTTCGGCGATATGATTCAACCATAGTGGCAATGAGGAAAACAAGTTTGGTGAATCAGTTAGTAGTTTCCTCAGCAAAGAGGCGGCCTCTGCAGCTGGCATTGGATGCCAAGAAAACAGCATTGCAAGGCTTGGAAGATGTTCTGCTTGAGCCTCCGCGGAAGGCTCTGGCCAAATCTAGAGTGTACTTGAAGAGATTCAAATATCTACCCAACTTGTTGGGAGATTCTTTAGAAGATTACTCACGTCGAGTTTTCATCCATGCGGGTTTGCATGAGGAGAAGAAAGGTGCAATGCAATGGTTTAATGAAAACTATCCAACTAGGAATCAAGACTTTGAGTTTCACAGCATAAACACGTCACCTGAAGGACATTCTAAGAGGGTGGCATCACCTGCTGATGTTTCGAACTGGCTGATGAAGAATGTGAGGGAAGATGAGTTTGTTGTGATGAAAGCAGAAGCAGAAGTAGCTGAGGagatgatgaagaggaagaCCATTGGTTTGGTGGATGAACTGTTTTTGGAGTGCAACAACCAATGGAAAAAtggggaaagaaagaagagcaaGAGGGCTTATTGGGAATGTGTAACACTTTATGGAAGGCTGAGGGACGAGGGAGTTGCTGTGCATCAATGGTGGGATTGA
- the LOC133672519 gene encoding peptidyl-prolyl cis-trans isomerase FKBP12, protein MGVEKQVIRPGTGPKPTAGQNVTVHCTGFGKNRDLSQKFWSTKDPGQKPFAFKIGQGSVIKGWDEGVMGMQVGEVARLRCSPDYAYGAGGFPAWGIQPNSVLDFEIEVISLE, encoded by the exons ATGGGAGTGGAGAAACAAGTTATCAGACCCGGAACTGGTCCCAAACCAACTGCTGGTCAAAACGTGACCGTTCATTGCACTGGTTTTG GGAAAAATCGTGATCTCTCACAGAAGTTTTGGAG CACCAAGGATCCAGGGCAAAAGCCTTTCGCGTTCAAAATTGGCCAAGGATCTGTCATAAAGG GATGGGATGAAGGTGTCATGGGAATGCAAGTGGGAGAAGTTGCTCGCCTGCGG TGTTCTCCTGACTATGCTTATGGAGCTGGTGGATTTCCAGCTTGGGGAATACAACCAAACTCGGTCCTGGATTTTGAGATTGAAGTCATAAGTTTGGAGTGA
- the LOC133672967 gene encoding mitochondrial uncoupling protein 5-like, whose amino-acid sequence MGLKGFAEGGIASIIAGASTHPLDLIKVRMQLQGESHIPNPSALQSYRPAFALSSAANISLPTTLEVPPPPRVGPLSIGLRIIQSEGANALFSGVSATILRQTLYSTTRMGLYDVLKHKWTDSDTNNMPLARKIVAGLISGAVGAAVGNPADVAMVRMQADGRLPIEQRRNYKSVVDALGQMSKHEGVASLWRGSGLTINRAMIVTASQLATYDQAKEMILEKGLMNDGIGTHVTASFVAGFVASVASNPIDVIKTRVMNMKVEPGVEPPYKGALDCAMKTIRIEGPMALYKGFIPTISRQGPFTVVLFVTLEQVRKLLKDF is encoded by the coding sequence ATGGGTTTGAAAGGTTTTGCTGAAGGTGGTATTGCCTCCATCATTGCTGGAGCTTCCACACACCCTCTAGATTTAATCAAGGTCCGGATGCAACTTCAAGGTGAATCCCACATCCCAAATCCATCTGCCTTACAATCCTATCGCCCTGCTTTTGCCTTGAGCTCTGCTGCCAACATATCCTTACCAACCACCCTAGAAGTCCCTCCTCCACCCCGTGTTGGGCCCCTTTCCATTGGTCTACGTATCATCCAATCCGAAGGTGCTAATGCCCTTTTCTCCGGTGTCTCCGCCACCATACTACGCCAAACCCTATACTCCACCACTCGTATGGGCCTTTATGATGTCCTCAAACATAAATGGACTGATTCGGATACTAATAACATGCCACTTGCACGTAAGATAGTGGCTGGATTGATCTCTGGTGCTGTCGGGGCGGCAGTTGGTAACCCTGCAGATGTGGCAATGGTTCGTATGCAGGCTGATGGGCGTCTCCCTATTGAACAACGTAGAAACTACAAGAGTGTTGTGGATGCCCTAGGTCAAATGTCAAAGCATGAGGGTGTTGCCAGCTTATGGCGCGGTTCAGGTCTTACAATCAATCGTGCAATGATTGTGACTGCATCACAGCTTGCAACATATGATCAAGCCAAGGAGATGATTTTGGAGAAGGGTTTGATGAATGATGGGATTGGGACCCATGTTACGGCAAGTTTTGTGGCTGGTTTTGTTGCTTCTGTTGCTTCAAACCCCATTGATGTGATCAAGACTAGAGTTATGAATATGAAGGTTGAGCCCGGAGTGGAACCACCTTACAAGGGTGCATTAGATTGTGCAATGAAGACGATCAGGATAGAGGGTCCTATGGCCTTGTACAAGGGGTTTATCCCTACAATTTCAAGGCAGGGACCTTTTACAGTAGTGCTGTTTGTCACGCTGGAGCAAGTTAGGAAATTACTTAAAGATTTCTGA
- the LOC133673047 gene encoding transcription factor bHLH143-like isoform X2, translating into MVCQAASQTRFRALKHENGSAGKLTIIVRVIACYQPLQDCQAEGSSLFPPLSTWQSPNFNRMTTSLDPAPLQCLPACMNPGTCMTSANMSMPGLAVPSIPNFETQQGNETYGLPPCLPPHFQNFLPGTNPYVKENLSVFSYGLGRGGVPNPIVGCQRRFFIFDQSGNEKRLMYSSFGLTVPKPTTADAKPIPGYFNYKEYAAKMDQMKLKLHEVSDENHFSGEETEMHEDTEEINALLDSDGDDYDEDDGASDDDDSDDDEVRSTGHFPILIKSHGTQEQVEEITEEVTSSDGPNKRQKLIDGGYKKSSPVDTASSVKVERFLGYDNGYDSDMGSSYAIGQTQKEGMVSILGSKQFRKDKIHATLKILESIIPGAKNKEPLLVLDEAINYLKSLKLKAKTLGVNYH; encoded by the exons ATGGTGTGCCAAGCAGCTAGTCAAACAAGATTTCGGGCATTGAAACACGAGAATGGAAGTGCTGGAAAACTAACAATTATAGTTAGAGTTATTGCATGCTATCAACCATTGCAGGATTGTCAG GCTGAAGGTTCTTCGCTGTTTCCACCACTTTCTACTTGGCAATCACCAAATTTCAATCGCATGACCACATCTTTGGATCCTGCGCCACTACAATGTTTGCCAGCATGTATGAACCCTGGCACTTGCATGACGTCTGCAAATATGTCAATGCCAGGGTTAGCAGTTCCAAGCATTCCAAATTTTGAGACACAACAAGGCAATGAAACCTATGGGTTGCCTCCGTGTTTACCCCCTCACTTCCAGAATTTTCTTCCTGGTACAAACCCATATGTCAAAGAAAACTTGTCTGTGTTTTCTTATGGGCTTGGTAGGGGAGGTGTGCCAAATCCAATTGTTGGATGCCAGAGAAGGTTCTTCATTTTCGATCAGTCTGGGAATGAAAAAAGGTTGATGTATAGTTCCTTTGGACTTACTGTCCCAAAACCAACTACAGCTGATGCAAAGCCGATTCCTGGTTATTTTAACTACAAAGAATATGCAGCAAAAATGGACCAGATGAAGCTGAAGTTACACGAAGTATCAGACGAGAATCACTTTAGTGGTGAAGAAACTGAGATGCACGAGGACACTGAAGAAATCAATGCGTTGCTAGACTCGGATGGCGATGattatgatgaagatgatggtgcAAGTGACGATGACGATAGTGACGATGATGAAGTAAGGAGCACTGGTCACTTTCCCATTCTGATTAAAAGTCACGGGACGCAAGAGCAAGTAGAGGAAATAACAGAGGAAGTTACTAGTTCTGATGGTCCAAACAAAAGGCAGAAATTGATCGATGGCGGGTACAAAAAATCATCTCCAGTAGACACTGCTAGTTCAGTGAAAGTGGAAAGATTTCTTGGATATGACAATGGATATGACAGTGATATGGGATCAAGCTATGCTATAGGCCAAACCCAAAAAGAGGGAATGGTTTCCATTTTGGGCAGCAAGCAATTTAGAAAGGATAAGATTCATGCAACCTTGAAAATTCTGGAGAGCATAATCCCTGGTGCAAAGAATAAGGAACCGTTGTTGGTCCTTGATGAAGCTATAAATTACTTGAAGTCTCTGAAGCTCAAAGCCAAAACGCTTGGAGTGAACTATCATTAA
- the LOC133673047 gene encoding transcription factor bHLH143-like isoform X1, producing MVKAEGSSLFPPLSTWQSPNFNRMTTSLDPAPLQCLPACMNPGTCMTSANMSMPGLAVPSIPNFETQQGNETYGLPPCLPPHFQNFLPGTNPYVKENLSVFSYGLGRGGVPNPIVGCQRRFFIFDQSGNEKRLMYSSFGLTVPKPTTADAKPIPGYFNYKEYAAKMDQMKLKLHEVSDENHFSGEETEMHEDTEEINALLDSDGDDYDEDDGASDDDDSDDDEVRSTGHFPILIKSHGTQEQVEEITEEVTSSDGPNKRQKLIDGGYKKSSPVDTASSVKVERFLGYDNGYDSDMGSSYAIGQTQKEGMVSILGSKQFRKDKIHATLKILESIIPGAKNKEPLLVLDEAINYLKSLKLKAKTLGVNYH from the coding sequence atGGTTAAGGCTGAAGGTTCTTCGCTGTTTCCACCACTTTCTACTTGGCAATCACCAAATTTCAATCGCATGACCACATCTTTGGATCCTGCGCCACTACAATGTTTGCCAGCATGTATGAACCCTGGCACTTGCATGACGTCTGCAAATATGTCAATGCCAGGGTTAGCAGTTCCAAGCATTCCAAATTTTGAGACACAACAAGGCAATGAAACCTATGGGTTGCCTCCGTGTTTACCCCCTCACTTCCAGAATTTTCTTCCTGGTACAAACCCATATGTCAAAGAAAACTTGTCTGTGTTTTCTTATGGGCTTGGTAGGGGAGGTGTGCCAAATCCAATTGTTGGATGCCAGAGAAGGTTCTTCATTTTCGATCAGTCTGGGAATGAAAAAAGGTTGATGTATAGTTCCTTTGGACTTACTGTCCCAAAACCAACTACAGCTGATGCAAAGCCGATTCCTGGTTATTTTAACTACAAAGAATATGCAGCAAAAATGGACCAGATGAAGCTGAAGTTACACGAAGTATCAGACGAGAATCACTTTAGTGGTGAAGAAACTGAGATGCACGAGGACACTGAAGAAATCAATGCGTTGCTAGACTCGGATGGCGATGattatgatgaagatgatggtgcAAGTGACGATGACGATAGTGACGATGATGAAGTAAGGAGCACTGGTCACTTTCCCATTCTGATTAAAAGTCACGGGACGCAAGAGCAAGTAGAGGAAATAACAGAGGAAGTTACTAGTTCTGATGGTCCAAACAAAAGGCAGAAATTGATCGATGGCGGGTACAAAAAATCATCTCCAGTAGACACTGCTAGTTCAGTGAAAGTGGAAAGATTTCTTGGATATGACAATGGATATGACAGTGATATGGGATCAAGCTATGCTATAGGCCAAACCCAAAAAGAGGGAATGGTTTCCATTTTGGGCAGCAAGCAATTTAGAAAGGATAAGATTCATGCAACCTTGAAAATTCTGGAGAGCATAATCCCTGGTGCAAAGAATAAGGAACCGTTGTTGGTCCTTGATGAAGCTATAAATTACTTGAAGTCTCTGAAGCTCAAAGCCAAAACGCTTGGAGTGAACTATCATTAA
- the LOC133672885 gene encoding endo-1,3;1,4-beta-D-glucanase-like isoform X2, with translation MSSPQCFENPPKLTPDYGAGTVQELGGLKTYVTGASDSKLAILLIADAFGYEAPNLRKLADKVAAAGFFVVVPDFFYGDPVDLSRPGFDIEAWKKLHNTDKGHEDAKLVIATLKRNVAVKLASSNDIQAAVILHPGPLTIDEIREVKIPIAVLGAEIDHYSPPEQLKEFGEILSAKSQLASLLKIFPGVSHGWTVRYNVEDEPAVKSAEEAHRDMLHWFTKFVK, from the exons ATGTCAAGTCCTCAGTGTTTTGAGAACCCACCGAAACTGACTCCAGATTATGGAGCAGGGACAGTCCAAGAGCTTGGTGGCCTTAAAACCTATGTTACTGGTGCTTCAGATTCCAAGCTAGCCATCCTTCTCATTGCCGATGCTTTTG GTTATGAAGCTCCGAATTTGAG GAAGCTTGCAGACAAAGTTGCAGCTGCTGGATTCTTCGTAGTAgttcctgattttttttatggtgatcCGGTTGATCTAAGCAGGCCTGGCTTTGATATAGAGGCATGGAAAAAACTCCATAACACG GACAAAGGACATGAAGATGCAAAACTGGTAATTGCCACTCTAAAAA GGAACGTGGCAGTGAAATTAGCCAGTTCTAATGATATTCAAGCTGCAGTTATATTGCATCCTGGTCCACTTACCATTGATGAAATTAG aGAGGTAAAGATTCCAATTGCTGTTCTTGGAGCTGAAATTGACCATTATTCTCCGCCAGAACAATTGAAGGAATTTGGAGAAATTTTATCCGCAAAGTCTCAG CTTGCTAGCCTTTTGAAAATATTCCCTGGTGTCAGTCATGGATGGACAGTTCGTTACAATGTCGAGGATGAACCGGCTGTTAAGAGTGCTGAAGAAGCTCACCGCGACATGTTACACTGGTTTACCAAGTTTGTCAAGTGA
- the LOC133672885 gene encoding endo-1,3;1,4-beta-D-glucanase-like isoform X1 yields MSSPQCFENPPKLTPDYGAGTVQELGGLKTYVTGASDSKLAILLIADAFGYEAPNLRKLADKVAAAGFFVVVPDFFYGDPVDLSRPGFDIEAWKKLHNTDKGHEDAKLVIATLKSKGVNSIGAAGFCWGGNVAVKLASSNDIQAAVILHPGPLTIDEIREVKIPIAVLGAEIDHYSPPEQLKEFGEILSAKSQLASLLKIFPGVSHGWTVRYNVEDEPAVKSAEEAHRDMLHWFTKFVK; encoded by the exons ATGTCAAGTCCTCAGTGTTTTGAGAACCCACCGAAACTGACTCCAGATTATGGAGCAGGGACAGTCCAAGAGCTTGGTGGCCTTAAAACCTATGTTACTGGTGCTTCAGATTCCAAGCTAGCCATCCTTCTCATTGCCGATGCTTTTG GTTATGAAGCTCCGAATTTGAG GAAGCTTGCAGACAAAGTTGCAGCTGCTGGATTCTTCGTAGTAgttcctgattttttttatggtgatcCGGTTGATCTAAGCAGGCCTGGCTTTGATATAGAGGCATGGAAAAAACTCCATAACACG GACAAAGGACATGAAGATGCAAAACTGGTAATTGCCACTCTAAAAAGTAAGGGTGTGAATTCCATTGGCGCGGCAGGTTTTTGCTGGGGAG GGAACGTGGCAGTGAAATTAGCCAGTTCTAATGATATTCAAGCTGCAGTTATATTGCATCCTGGTCCACTTACCATTGATGAAATTAG aGAGGTAAAGATTCCAATTGCTGTTCTTGGAGCTGAAATTGACCATTATTCTCCGCCAGAACAATTGAAGGAATTTGGAGAAATTTTATCCGCAAAGTCTCAG CTTGCTAGCCTTTTGAAAATATTCCCTGGTGTCAGTCATGGATGGACAGTTCGTTACAATGTCGAGGATGAACCGGCTGTTAAGAGTGCTGAAGAAGCTCACCGCGACATGTTACACTGGTTTACCAAGTTTGTCAAGTGA
- the LOC133672298 gene encoding root phototropism protein 3-like, with translation MWDSESESVTGRDYGNGILSSSKHGVKTDGFEQRDHSWYVATDIPSDFLVQVGDVNFHLHKYPLLSRSGKMNRLIYESRDLDLNKVALDDLPGGPEAFELAAKFCYGIAVDLTAANISGLRCAAEYLEMTEDLEEGNLIFKTEAFLSYVVLSSWRDSILVLKSSEKLSPWAENLQIVRRCSESIAWKACANPKGIRWAYKGKPPKVSSPKWNEMKDSSPSRNSQVPPDWWFEDVSILRIDHFVRVITAIKVKGMRFELIGAAIVHYAGKWLPGLIQNGGGFIDEASNSSNSNSNSSSGGISWKGGLHMIVAGTKDDTPTVQAKDQRMIIESLISIIPPQKDSVSCSFLLRLLRMANMLKVAPALVTELEKRVGMQFEQATLADLLVPSYNKNETLFDVDLVQRLLEHFLVQEQTESSSPSRQTFSDKNMHDGTQRSANTSSKMRVARLVDSYLTEVSRDRNLSLTKFQVLAEALPESARTCDDGLYRAIDSYLKAHPSLSEHERKRLCRVMDCQKLSIDACMHAAQNERLPLRVVVQVLFSEQVKISNSLANNTLKESSEAQYQPMISNRKTLLEGTPLSFQEGWATAKKDINTLKFELETVKAKYLELQNDMENLQRKFDKMTNKKQTSAWTTGWKKLSKFTKMTNLENNEIGSQVAAPEEQTRKTPGRWRNSIS, from the exons ATGTGGGACTCTGAGAGTGAATCTGTTACTGGTAGAGATTATGGAAATGGAATCCTTTCCTCGAGCAAGCATGGTGTCAAGACTGATGGATTTGAGCAAAGAGACCACTCATG GTATGTCGCAACTGATATTCCAAGTGATTTTCTAGTTCAGGTTGGAGATGTAAATTTCCACTTGCATAAG TATCCGTTGCTTTCAAGGAGTGGAAAAATGAATAGACTAATATACGAATCGCGTGACCTGGACCTTAACAAGGTAGCATTGGATGATCTTCCGGGTGGACCGGAGGCGTTTGAGCTTGCAGCAAAATTCTGCTATGGAATTGCTGTTGATCTAACAGCAGCCAATATCTCTGGCCTCAGATGTGCTGCAGAGTACCTTGAAATGACAGAGGACTTGGAAGAAGGCAATCTTATTTTCAAAACCGAAGCATTTCTCAGTTACGTGGTGCTATCTTCATGGAGAGATTCTATATTGGTATTGAAAAGCAGTGAGAAGCTCTCACCATGGGCGGAGAACCTTCAGATTGTTCGAAGATGCAGCGAGTCCATTGCTTGGAAGGCTTGTGCCAATCCTAAAGGAATAAGGTGGGCATACAAAGGAAAACCCCCTAAAGTTTCTAGTccaaaatggaatgagatgaaGGATTCAAGTCCTAGTAGAAACTCCCAAGTTCCTCCTGATTGGTGGTTTGAAGATGTTTCAATCCTTAGGATTGATCACTTTGTTAGAGTCATTACTGCAATCAAGGTAAAGGGTATGAGGTTTGAATTGATTGGAGCTGCAATAGTGCATTATGCAGGAAAATGGCTTCCAGGTTTGATTCAAAATGGGGGAGGTTTTATAGATGAAGCAAGCAATAGCAGCAacagtaatagtaatagtagtagtggAGGCATCAGTTGGAAAGGTGGACTCCATATGATTGTGGCAGGAACTAAAGATGACACCCCAACAGTTCAGGCCAAAGATCAACGGATGATCATCGAGAGCCTAATCAGCATAATCCCGCCACAGAAGGATAGTGTCTCTTGCAGCTTCCTTCTTCGCCTGCTGAGAATGGCAAACATGTTGAAAGTGGCACCTGCTCTGGTTACTGAATTGGAGAAGCGCGTCGGAATGCAGTTTGAACAGGCTACTTTGGCAGACCTTCTAGTACCTTCTTAcaataaaaatgaaactttGTTTGATGTGGATCTTGTTCAGAGACTTCTCGAGCATTTTCTGGTTCAAGAACAAACAGAAAGTTCAAGTCCAAGCAGACAAACATTTTCTGACAAAAATATGCACGATGGAACTCAAAGGAGTGCTAATACAAGTTCCAAAATGAGAGTAGCAAGGCTTGTTGACAGTTATCTTACAGAGGTGTCAAGAGATAGAAACCTTTCACTGACGAAGTTCCAGGTACTGGCAGAAGCTTTGCCTGAATCCGCAAGGACCTGCGACGATGGACTCTATAGAGCAATCGATTCTTATCTTAAG GCTCATCCATCATTATCTGAGCATGAAAGGAAGCGCCTCTGTCGGGTGATGGACTGCCAAAAACTCTCAATTGATGCTTGCATGCATGCTGCTCAAAATGAAAGATTACCACTTAGAGTTGTAGTCCAGGTACTCTTTTCTGAGCAGGTGAAAATAAGCAATTCATTAGCAAACAATACCCTGAAAGAATCTAGTGAAGCTCAGTACCAGCCTATGATATCAAACAGAAAAACTCTACTTGAAGGGACACCACTGTCATTCCAAGAAGGATGGGCAACAGCTAAGAAGGACATTAACACTCTCAAGTTTGAACTCGAAACCGTGAAGGCTAAATACCTTGAGCTCCAGAATGACATGGAAAATTTGCAGAGAAAGTTTGATAAAATGACAAATAAGAAACAAACATCAGCATGGACCACAGGGTGGAAGAAACTTAGCAAATTTACCAAGATGACAAATTTGGAAAACAACGAAATCGGGTCTCAGGTTGCAGCTCCTGAAGAACAGACTAGAAAGACACCTGGAAGATGGAGAAATTCTATTTCCTAA